The Anaerotignum faecicola genome includes the window GAGCCGTTCCTTATCTCCCAGCGCTTCCACCGCCTCCGCCAGCGTTCTCTGAAGGTCCCTGTAAAACAGGCTTTCCTCCGGCTTCGTGCCAATGTCCGTGGCTTCCAGTTCGTCTTTTGCAATCACACCTGTCATATCCTGCAGCACTGCCTCAAAGGAGAGAACCGCCGCATGG containing:
- a CDS encoding sigma-70 family RNA polymerase sigma factor translates to HAAVLSFEAVLQDMTGVIAKDELEATDIGTKPEESLFYRDLQRTLAEAVEALGDKERLVVSLYYYEELKYSEIAEIMGIGQSRVCQIHTKAMKKLKSSLEEYVRG